A single region of the Raphanus sativus cultivar WK10039 chromosome 1, ASM80110v3, whole genome shotgun sequence genome encodes:
- the LOC108841600 gene encoding protein NDH-DEPENDENT CYCLIC ELECTRON FLOW 5 isoform X2: MALSHSTIVSYSSCLPMCRYSKLRLLSSHPSLPLHFNNNVKRLESFHLPPPAAAAASSYFPIDVEYLQREFSGHGATFEDIGETCVAKLKLDNGSSANVMLTRGVVTSYKVKVWHGGKVELLHTWVDQEQEEVVIRGGVSSAFSSSDETNEWSLHGITGDSENCVQVELRRSDKKMKEIEMKQIITLRGDTLSIELWVTNKGVSPVNIKGCSLVSYLTVSTPEATYAVGLEGSDFVEKTPFLPRFGLVQGEEEEEDGQYGLSGEEESNYKQLSEEMSRIYTLAPSSFTIIDRKELSGSGKRRV; the protein is encoded by the exons ATGGCTCTGTCTCATTCCACGATTGTTTCATATAGTAGTTGTCTTCCTATGTGTAGATACTCAAAGCTTCGTCTTCTTAGCTCACATCCTTCTTTGCCACTTCATTTCAATAATAACGTCAAGAGGTTAGAATCTTTTCACCTTCCACCACCAGCTGCAGCAGCTGCTTCGTCCTACTTTCCGATCGACGTTGAGTATCTCCAGCGAGAGTTCTCTGGCCATGGAGCTACTTTTGAGGATATcg GTGAGACATGTGTTGCCAAACTGAAACTAGACAATGGAAGTTCAGCCAATGTGATGCTAACACGTGGCGTGGTGACATCGTACAAGGTCAAGGTCTGGCACGGAGGCAAAGTGGAGCTTCTACACACATGGGTGgaccaagaacaagaagaagtaGTGATAAGAGGAGGTGTTTCATCTGCATTTAGCTCATCAGACGAAACTAATGAGTGGAGTCTCCATGGGATCACTGGAGATTCAGAGAATTGTGTTCAAGTGGAACTGAGAAGAAGTGACAAGAAGATGAAAGAGATCGAGATGAAACAGATTATAACTCTGAGAGGAGACACACTAAGTATTGAGCTTTGGGTGACAAACAAAGGAGTTTCACCAGTTAATATTAAAGGCTGTTCACTTGTGAGTTATTTGACAGTGAGCACACCAGAAGCTACATATGCAGTTGGGTTGGAAGGTTCAGATTTTGTTGAGAAGACTCCTTTTCTTCCTcgtttcggtttggttcaaggcgaagaggaagaagaagatggtcaGTATGGGTTGAGTGGGGAAGAAGAGAGCAACTATAAACAGTTAAGTGAAGAGATGAGTAGGATTTACACACTTGCTCCAAGTAGCTTCACTATAATTGACAGg AAGGAACTCAGTGGTAGTGGGAAGAGAAGGGTTTGA
- the LOC108852267 gene encoding uncharacterized protein LOC108852267, producing MVFNSAAVVAIADVSTETWQLMWRIPSSQRINTRQLVDMAVCYPMYQLSRLVLCLWTFMCLPPDDSFYSYTYHNESHSSSSSSSLSDDADDEDRLAFEHNLYQNHRVYDSDDDDDDDRSSSSSFDDYYSPYSHYD from the coding sequence ATGGTGTTCAACAGCGCGGCGGTTGTGGCGATCGCCGACGTCTCAACGGAGACATGGCAGCTGATGTGGAGGATACCGTCGTCGCAGAGGATCAACACGCGGCAGCTTGTGGACATGGCGGTTTGCTACCCGATGTATCAGTTGAGTCGTTTGGTTCTCTGTTTATGGACTTTTATGTGTCTCCCTCCTGATGATTCCTTCTACTCCTACACCTACCACAACGAATCtcactcctcttcttcttcttcttctttgtctgaTGATGCTGATGATGAAGATCGACTTGCTTTTGAGCATAATCTCTATCAGAATCATCGTGTTTAtgattctgatgatgatgatgatgatgatcgatcttcttcttcttcgtttgaTGACTATTACAGTCCGTACTCCCATTATGATTGA
- the LOC108841600 gene encoding protein NDH-DEPENDENT CYCLIC ELECTRON FLOW 5 isoform X1: protein MALSHSTIVSYSSCLPMCRYSKLRLLSSHPSLPLHFNNNVKRLESFHLPPPAAAAASSYFPIDVEYLQREFSGHGATFEDIGETCVAKLKLDNGSSANVMLTRGVVTSYKVKVWHGGKVELLHTWVDQEQEEVVIRGGVSSAFSSSDETNEWSLHGITGDSENCVQVELRRSDKKMKEIEMKQIITLRGDTLSIELWVTNKGVSPVNIKGCSLVSYLTVSTPEATYAVGLEGSDFVEKTPFLPRFGLVQGEEEEEDGQYGLSGEEESNYKQLSEEMSRIYTLAPSSFTIIDRGRRNSVVVGREGFEEVYMYSPGSKLESYTKSAYVCIGPSSLLKPISLDPGCVWRGVLHLHNPNS, encoded by the exons ATGGCTCTGTCTCATTCCACGATTGTTTCATATAGTAGTTGTCTTCCTATGTGTAGATACTCAAAGCTTCGTCTTCTTAGCTCACATCCTTCTTTGCCACTTCATTTCAATAATAACGTCAAGAGGTTAGAATCTTTTCACCTTCCACCACCAGCTGCAGCAGCTGCTTCGTCCTACTTTCCGATCGACGTTGAGTATCTCCAGCGAGAGTTCTCTGGCCATGGAGCTACTTTTGAGGATATcg GTGAGACATGTGTTGCCAAACTGAAACTAGACAATGGAAGTTCAGCCAATGTGATGCTAACACGTGGCGTGGTGACATCGTACAAGGTCAAGGTCTGGCACGGAGGCAAAGTGGAGCTTCTACACACATGGGTGgaccaagaacaagaagaagtaGTGATAAGAGGAGGTGTTTCATCTGCATTTAGCTCATCAGACGAAACTAATGAGTGGAGTCTCCATGGGATCACTGGAGATTCAGAGAATTGTGTTCAAGTGGAACTGAGAAGAAGTGACAAGAAGATGAAAGAGATCGAGATGAAACAGATTATAACTCTGAGAGGAGACACACTAAGTATTGAGCTTTGGGTGACAAACAAAGGAGTTTCACCAGTTAATATTAAAGGCTGTTCACTTGTGAGTTATTTGACAGTGAGCACACCAGAAGCTACATATGCAGTTGGGTTGGAAGGTTCAGATTTTGTTGAGAAGACTCCTTTTCTTCCTcgtttcggtttggttcaaggcgaagaggaagaagaagatggtcaGTATGGGTTGAGTGGGGAAGAAGAGAGCAACTATAAACAGTTAAGTGAAGAGATGAGTAGGATTTACACACTTGCTCCAAGTAGCTTCACTATAATTGACAGg GGAAGAAGGAACTCAGTGGTAGTGGGAAGAGAAGGGTTTGAAGAAGTGTATATGTACAGCCCTGGTTCCAAACTTGAGAGTTACACAAAATCTGCTTATGTCTGTATTGGACCATCTTCATTGCTAAAACCAATCTCTTTGGATCCTGGTTGTGTTTGGAGAGGTGTGTTGCATCTTCACAATCCTAATTCTTGA